A part of Dermacentor variabilis isolate Ectoservices chromosome 10, ASM5094787v1, whole genome shotgun sequence genomic DNA contains:
- the LOC142560760 gene encoding uncharacterized protein LOC142560760, whose amino-acid sequence MSFTRLAPPPFFFPTPGRPSLPWEQWEQMLYVYLLASGAAAFKPEQRKAILLHRLGADGQRIYQGLHAGTNTAAPSVVAPPDEYDSALAALRHQFSTSRNFIIERHRFHRRSQHTGESVHDFVAALRELASHCSFASQDDALRDQFVAGVASTRVRERLLLEGSTLSFENSVRIALQFEQAAEELKELSASVEAISLRQRRKPSPHSSKKRIHNRQPP is encoded by the exons ATGAGCTTCACcaggcttgctccgccaccgttttTCTTTCCGACGCCCGGccgtccctcattgccatgggaGCAGTGGGAGCAGATGTTATACGTGTACTTGCTGGCATCCGGAGCCGCCGCATTCAAGCCGGAGCAGCGCAAGGCTATTCTTTTGCATCGTTTGGGGGCGGACGGCCAGCGTATTTATCAGGGGCTACATGCAGGGACCAACACCGCAGCTCCG TCTGTCGTGGCCCCTCCTGACGAATACGACTCTGCACTCGCCGCATTACGGCACCAGTTTTCGACGTCGCGCAACTTTATCATCGAGCGTCATCGCTTTCACCGCCGCAGCCAACACACAGGCGAGTCCGTTcatgactttgttgccgctctgcgggagctagcgtcacattgttcgtTTGCCTCGCAAGATGATGCTCTGCGGGACCAATTCGTTGCCGGCGTAGCTTCCACTCGCGTACGTGAGCGGTTACTGCTTGAGGGTTCCACACTTTCATTCGAGAATTCTGTTCGAATTGCACTTCAGTTTGAGCAGGCGGCTGAAGAGCTCAAGGAGCTTTCTGCTTCGGTCGAAGCAATTTCATTGCGGCAGCGTCGAAAACCATCGCCGCATTCTTCGAAAAAAAGAATTCACAACCGGCAGCCACCTTAG